A genomic segment from Comamonas terrigena NBRC 13299 encodes:
- a CDS encoding peptide chain release factor 3 → MSYASETRRRRTFAIISHPDAGKTTLTEKLLLFSGAIQIAGAVKGRKASRHATSDWMEIEKQRGISVASSVMQMSYRDHVINLLDTPGHKDFSEDTYRVLTAVDSALMVIDAANGVESQTRRLIEVCRQRHTPIITFVNKFDREVRDPLDIMDEVERELGMPCCPITWPVGQGKSFGGIINLRTQSMTVFTPGSDRGPKDFEVIPLSDGDKLRARFGKAFDDALESMELAVGASAEWDHEAFLAGKLTPVFFGSGVNNFGVMEVLDAVVDMSPPPGQRIAFTELNRTREERVVKPEDSGFSGVVFKVQANMDSNHRDRIAFVRVASGKYTPGMKMKVQRTGKELRPTSVVTFMSQRREAVDEAYAGDIIGFTIHGGVQLGDSITDGPSLQFTGLPFFAPEMFMTVVLKNPLRTKQLQQGLMQLGEEGAIQVFKPDVGGNMLLGAVGQLQFEVVQHRLKTEYDCDVRLEGCQYTGARWITADSPAELREFENAYPLRLAHDAADTLAYLCTSPYDVRLAQERFPKIHFHPLREHAGLALGSAH, encoded by the coding sequence GTGTCATACGCCTCAGAAACCCGGCGCCGTCGTACGTTCGCCATCATCTCCCACCCGGACGCGGGCAAGACCACGCTGACCGAAAAGCTGCTGCTGTTCTCGGGTGCGATCCAGATTGCCGGTGCCGTCAAGGGGCGCAAGGCCTCGCGCCACGCCACCTCCGACTGGATGGAGATCGAAAAGCAGCGCGGCATCTCGGTGGCATCGTCGGTGATGCAGATGAGCTACCGCGACCATGTGATCAACCTGCTCGACACCCCCGGCCACAAGGACTTCTCGGAAGACACCTACCGGGTGCTGACCGCCGTGGACTCGGCACTGATGGTGATCGATGCGGCCAACGGCGTGGAGTCGCAGACCCGCCGCCTGATCGAAGTCTGCCGCCAGCGCCACACGCCCATCATCACCTTCGTCAACAAGTTTGACCGGGAAGTGCGCGATCCGCTGGACATCATGGACGAAGTCGAGCGCGAACTGGGCATGCCCTGCTGCCCCATCACCTGGCCCGTGGGCCAGGGCAAGTCCTTTGGCGGCATCATCAATCTGCGCACGCAGAGCATGACGGTGTTCACGCCCGGCAGCGACCGGGGCCCCAAGGACTTCGAAGTCATTCCGCTGAGCGATGGCGACAAGCTGCGCGCGCGCTTCGGCAAGGCTTTCGACGATGCCCTGGAATCCATGGAACTGGCCGTGGGCGCATCGGCCGAATGGGACCATGAGGCCTTCCTGGCAGGCAAGCTGACCCCCGTGTTCTTCGGTTCCGGCGTGAACAACTTCGGTGTGATGGAAGTGCTGGACGCCGTGGTTGACATGTCGCCCCCGCCCGGCCAGCGCATTGCCTTCACCGAGCTGAACCGCACCCGCGAAGAGCGCGTGGTCAAGCCCGAAGACAGCGGCTTCTCGGGCGTGGTGTTCAAGGTGCAGGCCAATATGGACAGCAACCACCGCGACCGCATTGCATTCGTGCGCGTGGCGTCCGGCAAGTACACCCCCGGCATGAAGATGAAGGTGCAGCGCACCGGCAAGGAACTGCGCCCCACCTCCGTGGTCACCTTCATGTCCCAACGCCGCGAGGCGGTGGATGAGGCCTATGCCGGCGACATCATCGGCTTCACCATCCACGGCGGCGTGCAGCTGGGCGACTCGATCACCGACGGCCCCAGCCTGCAGTTCACCGGCCTGCCGTTCTTCGCGCCGGAAATGTTCATGACCGTGGTGCTGAAGAACCCGCTGCGCACCAAGCAGCTGCAGCAAGGTCTGATGCAGCTGGGCGAAGAAGGCGCCATCCAGGTGTTCAAGCCCGATGTGGGCGGCAACATGCTGCTGGGCGCGGTGGGTCAGCTGCAGTTTGAAGTGGTGCAGCACCGTCTGAAGACCGAATACGACTGCGACGTGCGCCTGGAAGGCTGCCAGTACACCGGCGCCCGCTGGATCACGGCCGACTCCCCTGCCGAGCTGCGCGAGTTTGAAAACGCCTACCCCCTGCGCCTGGCGCACGATGCCGCCGACACGTTGGCCTATCTGTGCACCAGCCCGTATGACGTGCGCCTGGCGCAGGAGCGCTTCCCCAAGATCCACTTCCACCCCTTGCGCGAGCATGCGGGCCTGGCCCTGGGATCCGCGCACTGA
- a CDS encoding DUF1304 domain-containing protein: MALAATVVTALIALLHLYILVLEMFLWDKPVGRRAFGMSLEQAQATKTLAANQGLYNGFLAAGLLWGLWWGGAEGLAVQRFFLGCVLVAGLYGAATANRKILWIQAVPAALALLLGGWR, translated from the coding sequence ATGGCCCTGGCCGCGACTGTCGTGACTGCCTTGATTGCGCTGCTGCACCTGTACATCCTGGTGCTGGAGATGTTTCTGTGGGACAAGCCTGTGGGCCGGCGCGCGTTCGGCATGTCGCTCGAGCAGGCCCAGGCGACCAAGACGCTGGCCGCCAACCAGGGGCTGTACAACGGCTTTCTGGCCGCAGGGCTGCTGTGGGGTCTGTGGTGGGGCGGCGCCGAAGGCCTGGCGGTGCAGCGTTTCTTTCTGGGCTGTGTGCTGGTGGCAGGCCTGTATGGTGCTGCCACTGCCAACCGCAAGATCCTGTGGATACAGGCAGTCCCCGCCGCGCTGGCCTTGCTGCTGGGCGGGTGGCGCTGA
- the kdpF gene encoding K(+)-transporting ATPase subunit F → MTMHWIEALAAAVALGLFAYLGYALLRPEKF, encoded by the coding sequence ATGACCATGCACTGGATTGAAGCCCTGGCCGCCGCGGTGGCGTTGGGGCTGTTTGCCTATTTGGGCTATGCGCTGCTGCGCCCCGAGAAATTCTGA
- the kdpA gene encoding potassium-transporting ATPase subunit KdpA, whose protein sequence is MWLPWMEFAAVLTVATLLTIPMGKWLARCFTSEHHGWLERLSYRAMGVNPQERMGWQRYGAALVLSNAVMMLLGYLLLRLQAGLPLNPLAIAAQSPDLAFNTAASFITNTNWQAYAGENSLSNATQMVVITFLMFAGATTGVAAGAGFVRGLARSSAQDIGNFWVDFVRVFWRVLLPLSFLLALVYVWQGIPQTLHTEAVATTLEGARQQLLVGPVASLESIKHLGTNGGGFFSMNAAHPFENPTPLTNLLHILAMLLIPAGMTYAFGAMLLRRKQGWVLFAACMVMFIGFLSLVFVAEQQGSQLLARAGADQQWSPTQSGGNMEGKELRFGIADTALFVTVTTAATTGSVNAMHDSLTPLGSITPLAQMMLNCVFGGDGVGLINLIQYAILTVFLAGMMIGRTPEFLGKKIEVREIKLVMLAVLVPPACILGFTALAVLWPDAAASLNNRGPHGFSEILYAYASGTANNGSAFAGLNANTPFFNTTIGLAMLAGRFLTLLPMLAVAGSLAAKATVPAGPGTFPTATPLFMGLLVFVVLVVGGLTFLPALALGPVIEHLQMLVGHLYA, encoded by the coding sequence ATGTGGTTACCCTGGATGGAATTTGCTGCCGTGCTGACGGTGGCGACCTTGCTGACCATACCCATGGGCAAGTGGCTGGCACGCTGCTTTACCAGTGAACACCATGGGTGGCTGGAGCGGCTGAGCTACCGCGCCATGGGCGTGAATCCGCAGGAGCGCATGGGCTGGCAGCGCTATGGCGCAGCCCTGGTGCTGAGCAATGCCGTGATGATGCTGCTGGGCTATCTGCTGCTGCGGCTGCAGGCGGGCCTGCCGCTGAACCCGCTGGCGATCGCGGCGCAGTCCCCGGATCTGGCCTTCAACACCGCCGCCTCCTTTATCACCAATACCAACTGGCAGGCGTACGCGGGCGAGAACAGCCTGAGCAATGCCACGCAGATGGTGGTCATCACCTTTCTGATGTTCGCCGGAGCGACCACGGGGGTGGCGGCCGGCGCGGGCTTTGTACGCGGTCTGGCACGTTCGAGTGCCCAGGACATCGGCAACTTCTGGGTGGACTTCGTGCGCGTGTTCTGGCGCGTGCTGCTGCCGCTGTCCTTCCTGCTGGCGCTGGTCTATGTGTGGCAGGGCATTCCGCAGACGCTGCACACCGAAGCCGTGGCGACCACGCTGGAAGGCGCCAGACAGCAGCTGCTGGTGGGGCCGGTGGCCAGCCTGGAAAGCATCAAGCACCTGGGCACGAATGGCGGCGGCTTCTTCAGCATGAATGCCGCCCACCCGTTCGAGAACCCGACGCCGCTGACCAATCTGCTGCACATTCTGGCGATGCTGCTGATCCCGGCAGGCATGACCTATGCCTTTGGCGCCATGCTGCTGCGCCGCAAGCAGGGCTGGGTGCTGTTTGCGGCCTGCATGGTGATGTTCATCGGCTTTCTGAGCCTGGTGTTCGTGGCCGAGCAACAGGGCAGCCAGCTGCTGGCACGTGCAGGCGCCGATCAGCAGTGGAGCCCGACCCAGTCCGGCGGCAACATGGAAGGCAAGGAGCTGCGTTTCGGCATTGCCGACACGGCCTTGTTTGTCACCGTCACCACGGCCGCCACCACGGGGTCGGTCAACGCCATGCACGACTCGCTGACCCCGCTGGGCAGCATCACGCCGCTGGCGCAGATGATGCTCAACTGTGTGTTCGGCGGAGACGGTGTGGGCCTGATCAATCTGATCCAGTACGCCATTCTCACGGTGTTTCTGGCCGGCATGATGATTGGGCGGACCCCCGAATTCCTGGGCAAGAAGATCGAGGTGCGCGAGATCAAGCTGGTCATGCTCGCGGTGCTGGTGCCCCCGGCCTGCATTCTGGGCTTCACGGCGCTGGCCGTGCTCTGGCCCGATGCGGCTGCCAGCCTCAACAACCGCGGCCCGCATGGCTTCTCGGAGATTCTCTACGCCTATGCCTCGGGCACGGCCAACAACGGCTCGGCCTTTGCCGGACTGAATGCCAACACGCCGTTCTTCAACACCACCATCGGCCTGGCCATGCTGGCGGGGCGCTTTCTGACGCTGCTGCCCATGCTGGCCGTCGCCGGCAGCCTGGCCGCCAAGGCCACCGTACCCGCCGGCCCCGGCACGTTCCCGACGGCCACGCCGCTGTTCATGGGGCTGCTGGTGTTTGTCGTGCTGGTGGTGGGGGGGCTCACCTTTCTGCCGGCGCTGGCGCTGGGCCCGGTGATCGAGCATCTGCAGATGCTGGTCGGCCACCTGTACGCATAA
- the kdpC gene encoding K(+)-transporting ATPase subunit C, translating to MKTLNQTLSAALVPHHAAAQPQAPSASWPRLLGSSVRAAVLVMVVSGIAYPLLTTGVAQALFPQAANGSLVERQGQIVGSALIGQQFTGAQYFHGRPSVTMAPDPQQDGASIPAPYNAGLSGASNQGVTHQDLSAAVAQRVAQYRADNGLAADAAVPVDAVTASASGLDPHISLANALLQLPRVAQARQLPPERVQVLMEQATAPRSLGVLGEPRVHVLQLNLALDALQSSHQPGKE from the coding sequence ATGAAAACATTGAATCAAACGCTTTCCGCTGCCCTGGTCCCCCACCACGCCGCAGCACAGCCGCAGGCGCCATCCGCCTCCTGGCCCCGGTTACTGGGTAGCAGCGTCCGCGCTGCCGTGCTGGTGATGGTGGTCTCGGGCATTGCCTACCCCTTGCTGACCACGGGGGTGGCGCAGGCGCTGTTCCCCCAGGCGGCCAATGGCAGCCTGGTGGAGCGGCAGGGGCAGATCGTGGGCTCCGCCCTGATCGGCCAGCAGTTCACCGGGGCGCAGTACTTCCATGGCCGCCCCAGCGTCACCATGGCCCCGGATCCGCAGCAGGACGGGGCCAGCATTCCCGCCCCCTACAACGCCGGCCTCTCGGGTGCCAGCAACCAGGGGGTGACACACCAGGATCTGTCAGCGGCCGTGGCGCAGCGCGTGGCGCAGTACCGCGCCGACAACGGCCTGGCGGCCGATGCTGCGGTGCCGGTGGATGCGGTCACTGCCTCGGCCTCGGGGCTGGATCCACACATCTCGCTGGCCAATGCCTTGCTGCAGCTGCCGCGCGTGGCGCAGGCACGCCAGTTGCCTCCGGAACGGGTGCAGGTCCTGATGGAACAGGCCACCGCGCCGCGCAGCCTGGGTGTGCTGGGCGAGCCGCGGGTGCATGTGCTGCAACTCAATCTGGCACTGGATGCCCTGCAGTCCAGCCACCAACCGGGGAAGGAGTAA
- the kdpB gene encoding potassium-transporting ATPase subunit KdpB, with product MRAQKMGAGHSLLDAQLVKLALWDAVRKLSPRTQWANPVMFVVYLGAVLTSLLWGQSLLAPDGQSDGFVLAIALWLWFTVLFANFAEALAEGRSRAQAASLRGMKRDTVAKVLQQPQVGSAWIPIRASELRKGVVIYVEAGDTIALDGTVIDGVASVDESAITGESAPVIREAGGDFSSVTGGTRVLSDWLVVEVTVNPGESFLDRMISMVESAKRQKTPNEMALTILLVGLTLVFLLVIVTLWPFSAFAVAQAGTGSVVGMAVLIALLVCLIPTTIGGLLSAIGVAGMSRMMQANVIATSGRAVEAAGDVDVLLLDKTGTITLGNRQASEFLPAPGVSAAQLAEAAQLASLADETPEGRSVVALARERHALPERRSADFPGVFVPFTAQTLMSGVDLQGPQGERSLRKGAADAVRRHVEALGGSFPAPVQLSVDNVSRKGSTPLVVADGARVLGVIELKDVVKPGMRERFAELRRMGIQTVMVTGDNPLTAAAIAAEAGVDDYLAEARPEDKLQLIRSHQAAGRLVAMTGDGTNDAPALAQADVAVAMNSGTQAAKEAGNMVDLDSNPTKLIEVVETGKQMLMTRGALTTFSIANDVAKYFAIIPAAFVGTYPQLASLNVMQLHSADSAILSAVIFNALIIIALVPLALRGVQYRAVGAAILLRRNLLIYGLGGLVVPFVGIKLIDLLLTALGLV from the coding sequence ATGCGTGCTCAGAAAATGGGGGCAGGCCACAGCCTGCTGGATGCCCAGCTGGTGAAGTTGGCGCTGTGGGATGCGGTGCGCAAGCTCTCGCCCCGGACGCAGTGGGCCAACCCGGTGATGTTTGTGGTGTACCTGGGGGCGGTGCTGACCAGTCTGCTGTGGGGACAGAGCCTGCTGGCACCGGATGGCCAGAGCGATGGATTTGTGCTGGCGATTGCGCTGTGGCTGTGGTTCACCGTGCTGTTTGCCAACTTCGCCGAGGCCTTGGCCGAGGGCCGCAGCCGCGCCCAGGCGGCCAGCCTGCGTGGCATGAAGCGGGACACCGTGGCCAAGGTACTGCAGCAACCGCAGGTGGGCAGTGCATGGATTCCGATACGGGCCAGCGAGCTGCGCAAGGGGGTGGTGATCTATGTGGAGGCGGGTGACACCATCGCCCTCGATGGCACGGTGATCGATGGCGTGGCGTCGGTGGACGAAAGCGCGATCACCGGCGAGTCGGCCCCCGTGATCCGCGAGGCCGGCGGCGACTTCTCGTCCGTGACCGGCGGCACGCGGGTGCTGTCGGACTGGCTGGTGGTGGAGGTCACGGTCAATCCTGGCGAGTCGTTTCTGGACCGCATGATCTCCATGGTCGAGTCGGCCAAGCGCCAGAAGACGCCGAATGAAATGGCGCTGACGATCCTGCTCGTGGGGCTGACGCTGGTGTTTCTGCTGGTCATTGTCACGTTGTGGCCGTTCTCGGCTTTCGCGGTGGCGCAGGCCGGCACCGGGTCGGTGGTCGGCATGGCGGTGCTGATTGCGCTGCTGGTCTGCCTGATTCCGACCACGATCGGCGGCCTGCTGTCGGCCATTGGCGTGGCGGGCATGAGCCGCATGATGCAGGCCAATGTCATCGCCACCTCGGGCAGGGCGGTGGAGGCGGCTGGCGACGTGGATGTGCTGCTGCTGGACAAGACCGGCACCATCACGTTGGGCAACCGCCAGGCCAGCGAATTCCTGCCTGCCCCGGGCGTGAGCGCCGCGCAGCTGGCCGAAGCGGCCCAGCTGGCCTCGCTGGCCGATGAAACCCCGGAAGGCCGCAGCGTGGTGGCCCTGGCCAGGGAGCGCCATGCCCTGCCGGAGCGCCGCAGTGCGGATTTTCCGGGCGTGTTCGTACCCTTCACGGCCCAGACGCTCATGAGCGGGGTGGACCTGCAGGGCCCGCAAGGGGAGCGCAGCCTGCGCAAAGGGGCCGCGGATGCCGTGCGCCGGCATGTCGAGGCGCTGGGCGGCAGCTTTCCCGCTCCGGTGCAGCTGTCGGTGGACAACGTCTCGCGCAAGGGCAGCACGCCGCTGGTGGTGGCCGATGGCGCCAGGGTGCTGGGCGTGATCGAGCTCAAGGATGTGGTCAAGCCCGGCATGCGCGAGCGCTTTGCCGAGCTGCGCCGCATGGGCATACAGACGGTGATGGTGACCGGTGACAACCCGCTGACGGCTGCCGCGATTGCCGCCGAAGCCGGGGTGGACGACTACCTGGCCGAAGCCCGACCCGAAGACAAGCTGCAGCTGATCCGCTCGCACCAGGCGGCAGGCCGGCTGGTGGCCATGACCGGGGACGGCACCAATGACGCACCGGCCCTGGCCCAGGCCGATGTGGCCGTGGCCATGAACAGCGGCACCCAGGCGGCGAAAGAGGCCGGGAACATGGTGGACCTGGACAGCAACCCGACCAAGCTGATCGAGGTGGTGGAAACCGGCAAACAGATGCTGATGACGCGGGGGGCGCTGACCACCTTCAGCATTGCCAACGATGTGGCCAAGTACTTCGCCATCATTCCGGCGGCCTTTGTGGGCACCTACCCGCAGCTGGCCTCGCTCAATGTGATGCAGCTGCACAGCGCGGATTCCGCCATCCTGAGCGCGGTGATCTTCAACGCGCTGATCATCATCGCCCTGGTGCCGCTGGCCTTGCGGGGGGTGCAGTACCGCGCCGTGGGCGCCGCCATCCTGCTGCGCCGCAACCTGCTGATCTACGGTCTGGGCGGGCTGGTTGTGCCATTTGTCGGCATCAAGCTCATCGATCTGTTGCTGACCGCGCTGGGGCTGGTATGA
- a CDS encoding sensor histidine kinase — protein MPLTPSTSSAPARPDPDVLVAQLQAQQAQAGRGKLRIYFGSNAGVGKTYAMLAAAQRERLAGRRVLVGLVETHGRAETEQQLHDLELLPRRPLNYLGKQLAEFDLDAALARHPDVLLLDELAHSNVAGSRHPKRWQDVQELLEAGVEVWTTLNVQHLESLNDVVSGIVGIKVHETVPDHLFDDADEVIVVDIPPEELLKRLKAGKVYPLEQAERASRNFFRQGNLLALRELALRRTADRVDEDMRDYRRERAIGDVWPTRERLLVGVGGRAGDDALVRQVARLARRLEADWVVVYVDAPQRQHRPRAAQEAVLKTLALAARLGAETATIPGAQVAQALVDFARERNASHLVLARVDQPWNRWLPWRPASLSEQIALLDPGLDVLLLSVKKVKPDSSVRFPVVREQAIPWKGYGGVTLACLAATALAELLLQVFDPANVVMLFLLVVVLSAVRWGRGPGAWAALLSVLLFDFYFVPPRNSFSVNDTQYLFTFCLMLGVALVCGQLTARLRHEARVAAERERRAGALARLARDLSGALTQQQVTQIALTTISGVFGAQTGLLLPDADEQLQLAQGSAGAIDASVGRWSMEHGQMAGQGTDTLAAAPALYVPLMAPVRSRGVLVLQLSAPQKLRVPEERRLLDACASQIALALERVHFVDVAQQTQIAMEGERMRNTLLSAVSHDLRTPLTGILGAAQAALPHAPQGPVHSMLVQIRNQAQALQQLVDNLLAMARLQQGGVHLKREWLPVDELVGSALAQMRERLAGHVLHTALPTGLPLLELDAVLMERVLVNLLDNAIKYTPAGTAITVAAGVEGGDCVLSVQDAGPGLPAHLSAQQLFEPFTRGQSESAVFGMGLGLALALRIVQAHGGRLEVEAAEPGPGAVFRVRLPVPEQPSMDD, from the coding sequence ATGCCATTGACACCCAGCACCAGCTCCGCGCCTGCGCGCCCGGATCCCGATGTCCTCGTGGCCCAGCTGCAGGCCCAGCAGGCCCAGGCCGGGCGGGGCAAGCTGCGCATCTACTTCGGCTCCAACGCCGGAGTGGGCAAGACCTACGCCATGCTGGCGGCCGCGCAGCGTGAGCGGCTGGCCGGGCGCCGCGTGCTGGTGGGGCTGGTGGAAACACATGGCCGCGCCGAGACCGAGCAGCAGCTGCATGACCTGGAGCTGCTGCCGCGGCGCCCGCTCAACTACCTGGGCAAGCAGTTGGCGGAGTTCGATCTGGATGCCGCATTGGCACGCCACCCGGATGTGCTGCTGCTGGACGAGTTGGCGCACAGCAATGTTGCCGGCTCGCGCCACCCCAAGCGCTGGCAGGATGTGCAGGAGCTGCTGGAGGCGGGAGTCGAGGTGTGGACCACGCTCAACGTCCAGCACCTGGAGAGTCTGAACGATGTGGTGAGCGGCATCGTCGGCATCAAGGTCCATGAGACCGTGCCCGACCATCTGTTTGACGATGCCGACGAGGTCATCGTGGTCGACATTCCCCCGGAAGAGCTGCTCAAGCGCCTGAAGGCGGGCAAGGTCTACCCGCTGGAGCAGGCCGAGCGGGCCTCGCGCAACTTCTTCCGGCAGGGCAATCTGCTGGCGCTGCGGGAGCTGGCGTTGCGCCGCACGGCCGACCGGGTCGATGAAGACATGCGCGACTACCGGCGCGAACGCGCCATCGGCGATGTCTGGCCTACGCGGGAGCGCCTGCTGGTGGGCGTGGGCGGCCGCGCCGGTGACGATGCCCTGGTGCGCCAGGTGGCACGCCTGGCACGGCGGCTGGAAGCCGACTGGGTGGTGGTCTATGTGGATGCACCGCAGCGCCAGCACCGCCCCCGGGCGGCGCAGGAGGCCGTGCTCAAGACCCTGGCGCTGGCCGCGCGCCTGGGGGCGGAAACGGCCACCATTCCGGGAGCCCAGGTGGCGCAGGCCTTGGTGGACTTCGCACGCGAACGCAACGCCAGCCATCTGGTGCTGGCCAGGGTGGACCAGCCTTGGAACCGCTGGCTGCCTTGGCGTCCGGCCAGCCTGTCGGAGCAGATCGCCTTGCTGGACCCCGGTCTGGATGTGCTGCTGCTGTCCGTCAAAAAGGTCAAGCCTGACAGCAGCGTGCGCTTTCCCGTGGTGCGCGAGCAGGCGATTCCCTGGAAGGGCTATGGGGGCGTGACACTGGCCTGCCTGGCCGCGACCGCGCTGGCCGAGCTGCTGCTGCAGGTGTTCGACCCGGCCAATGTGGTCATGCTGTTCCTGCTGGTGGTGGTGCTGTCGGCCGTGCGCTGGGGGCGCGGCCCCGGGGCCTGGGCGGCCCTGTTGTCGGTACTGCTGTTCGACTTCTACTTTGTGCCGCCGCGCAATTCTTTCAGCGTCAACGACACACAGTACCTGTTCACCTTCTGCCTGATGCTGGGGGTGGCCCTGGTCTGCGGCCAGCTGACGGCGCGATTGCGCCATGAGGCGCGGGTGGCCGCCGAGCGCGAGCGGCGTGCCGGCGCACTGGCCAGGCTGGCGCGGGATCTGTCGGGTGCACTGACGCAGCAGCAGGTCACGCAGATTGCGCTGACCACGATTTCCGGCGTCTTTGGGGCACAGACTGGCTTGCTGCTGCCCGATGCCGATGAGCAGTTGCAGCTGGCGCAGGGCAGCGCAGGCGCGATCGATGCCAGCGTGGGGCGCTGGAGCATGGAGCATGGCCAGATGGCGGGTCAGGGAACGGACACCCTGGCCGCCGCGCCCGCGCTGTATGTGCCGCTGATGGCCCCGGTGCGCTCCCGCGGCGTGCTGGTGCTGCAGCTGAGCGCACCGCAGAAGCTGCGGGTGCCCGAAGAGCGCCGTCTGCTCGATGCCTGTGCCAGTCAGATTGCACTGGCGCTGGAGCGGGTGCATTTTGTGGACGTGGCGCAGCAGACCCAGATTGCCATGGAAGGCGAGCGCATGCGCAACACCTTGCTCTCCGCCGTGTCGCACGACCTGCGCACACCGCTGACCGGCATTCTGGGGGCGGCCCAAGCCGCACTGCCCCATGCGCCGCAGGGCCCGGTGCACAGCATGCTGGTGCAGATCCGCAACCAGGCACAGGCCCTGCAGCAGCTGGTGGACAACCTGCTGGCCATGGCGCGCCTGCAGCAAGGTGGCGTGCACCTGAAGCGCGAGTGGCTACCGGTGGATGAACTGGTGGGCAGCGCCCTGGCGCAGATGCGCGAGCGCCTGGCTGGGCATGTGCTGCACACGGCGCTGCCGACCGGTCTGCCCTTGCTGGAGCTCGACGCCGTGCTGATGGAGCGCGTGCTGGTCAATCTGCTGGACAACGCCATCAAGTACACCCCCGCAGGTACGGCGATCACCGTGGCGGCGGGTGTGGAGGGCGGAGACTGTGTGCTCAGCGTGCAGGACGCAGGCCCGGGCCTGCCCGCCCACCTGTCGGCGCAGCAACTGTTCGAGCCCTTTACCCGCGGGCAGTCGGAGAGCGCTGTGTTTGGCATGGGGCTGGGGCTGGCTTTGGCGTTGCGCATTGTGCAAGCCCATGGCGGCCGTCTGGAGGTGGAAGCGGCGGAGCCCGGGCCGGGAGCGGTCTTCCGCGTGCGCCTGCCTGTGCCCGAGCAGCCATCCATGGACGATTGA
- a CDS encoding response regulator, with translation MTTVAPRILLIEDDASIRRFVRLALEDEGWQVFEAETAKRGLIEAASRQPDAVVLDLGLPDADGKTVIAELRGWSLLPILVLSAREREEEKVAALDAGADDYLTKPFGVPELLARLRAMLRRRQQASATDKPGTSARFGSVTVDLAAHDVVRDGVPVHLTPIEFRLLAALVAGHGKVLTHRQLLLQVWGAEYLDRPHYLRVHMANLRQKLEQDPAQPAHLVTELQVGYRLVGLAA, from the coding sequence ATGACGACCGTCGCTCCCCGCATTCTGCTGATCGAAGACGATGCCAGCATCCGCCGCTTTGTGCGTCTGGCGCTGGAGGACGAAGGCTGGCAGGTCTTCGAAGCCGAGACCGCCAAGCGCGGCCTGATCGAGGCTGCCAGCCGCCAGCCCGATGCAGTGGTGCTGGACCTGGGGCTGCCCGATGCCGATGGCAAGACCGTGATTGCCGAGCTGCGCGGCTGGAGTCTGTTGCCGATTCTGGTGCTGTCCGCCCGCGAGCGGGAAGAGGAGAAGGTGGCGGCACTGGATGCCGGTGCGGATGACTACCTGACCAAGCCTTTTGGCGTGCCCGAGCTGCTGGCGCGCCTGCGTGCGATGCTGCGGCGCCGCCAGCAGGCGTCGGCCACCGACAAGCCCGGCACCAGTGCACGCTTTGGCAGCGTGACCGTGGACCTGGCAGCGCACGATGTGGTGCGCGACGGGGTGCCGGTGCACCTGACCCCCATCGAGTTCCGCCTGCTGGCGGCCCTGGTTGCCGGCCATGGCAAAGTGCTGACGCACCGGCAGTTGCTGCTGCAGGTCTGGGGAGCGGAATACCTGGACAGGCCCCACTATCTGCGCGTGCACATGGCCAATCTGCGGCAGAAGCTGGAGCAGGACCCTGCGCAGCCCGCTCACCTGGTGACCGAGCTGCAAGTCGGGTATCGGCTGGTCGGTCTGGCGGCTTGA